A stretch of Lactuca sativa cultivar Salinas chromosome 6, Lsat_Salinas_v11, whole genome shotgun sequence DNA encodes these proteins:
- the LOC111877479 gene encoding DNA damage-repair/toleration protein DRT100, with the protein MGTFVWVIGAALLLSVGVTVNACPPSDRAALLAFKAGLHEPYLGIFKSWTGNDCCNKWYGVTCDPTTKRVADINLRGESEDLVFQKAHRTGYMTGTISPAICKLARLSSVIIADWKGISGTIPPCISSLSFLRILDLIGNQISGEIPSDIGKLRHLTVLNVADNKLTGRIPRSLADLSSLKHLDLRNNLISGTIPRNIGKLRMLSRALLSGNRIYGPIPETISYIYRLSDLDLSLNRFSGQIPDSLGKMAVLGTLNLDGNMLSGKLPATLLNSRISILNLSRNAIEGSIPDVFGPRSYFMILDLSYNKLKGSIPKSISSASFIGHLDVSHNHLCGQIPAATWFEHLEASSFSYNDCLCGKPLKACL; encoded by the coding sequence ATGGGTACCTTCGTATGGGTGATCGGAGCTGCATTATTATTGAGCGTCGGTGTAACGGTGAATGCATGTCCGCCGTCGGATAGGGCGGCGTTGCTGGCATTCAAAGCAGGCTTACACGAGCCTTACTTGGGTATCTTTAAATCATGGACAGGTAACGATTGTTGTAATAAATGGTATGGTGTTACTTGCGACCCGACTACAAAACGGGTTGCCGACATAAACCTCCGTGGGGAGTCCGAGGATCTGGTTTTCCAGAAGGCTCACCGGACCGGCTACATGACCGGAACTATCTCTCCGGCTATCTGCAAGCTTGCGAGGCTATCCAGTGTAATTATAGCCGATTGGAAGGGTATTTCCGGTACTATACCTCCCTGCATCTCCTCTCTTTCCTTCCTTCGCATCCTCGACCTCATTGGCAACCAAATCTCCGGCGAAATTCCTTCCGATATCGGCAAGCTCCGCCACCTTACAGTTCTCAACGTTGCAGATAACAAACTTACAGGTAGAATCCCGAGATCTCTAGCAGATCTGTCCTCTTTGAAGCATTTGGATCTAAGAAACAACTTGATTTCGGGAACTATTCCAAGAAACATCGGAAAGCTTCGGATGCTGAGTCGTGCTTTGTTGAGTGGAAACAGAATTTATGGACCGATACCGGAGACGATTTCGTACATTTACCGTTTATCAGATCTAGATCTCTCATTGAACCGTTTCTCCGGGCAGATTCCGGATTCTCTTGGAAAAATGGCGGTGTTGGGGACATTAAACCTCGACGGAAACATGCTTTCCGGCAAACTTCCGGCGACGTTATTGAACTCCCGCATTAGCATATTAAACCTCAGCAGAAACGCGATTGAGGGAAGCATACCAGATGTATTTGGTCCAAGATCTTACTTCATGATACTGGATTTATCGTATAATAAGCTGAAAGGATCGATTCCTAAGTCGATATCTTCAGCGTCGTTTATCGGCCATCTTGATGTCAGTCATAACCATCTATGTGGTCAGATCCCGGCGGCGACGTGGTTCGAGCACCTTGAAGCGTCGTCGTTTAGTTACAATGATTGTTTATGTGGGAAGCCACTTAAAGCTTGTTTATAA